Within the Marixanthomonas sp. SCSIO 43207 genome, the region TTCTAGTGTGTGGGTTTTTATTACTTCATTTCCATTTTGATCTTGTGAATTTATTGAAACTTTAACCATATAAATAGTTTCAACACCTTCAGTATCTGAAGTTTTTTCGGTTACTTCAATGTTTTCATTATTAAAAGTGGTTCCTTCAGGAAGGTTTAATTTACTTTTTACTTCTTCCACAGCCATATCTCTAACTGTGTCACTTTCACTTTTATCACCTGCACAAGCAACTAATAATACTGTTATTACAATAAATACAAATCGTTTCATATTATTTTATTTTTTGGTTGAGTATAAAGATAAACTAAGTTATAAGTGATTTTCTAAAAATTATGTGAAAAGTGAATTAAGGAATTTTTTAAAATGTAAAGTCCAAATAAGTTTAAAAACACAAGAATGTAAATAAAAAACCCTGAAGCGGAGGTACTTCAGGGCTAATCTTGCTGTCTTACATCATAACATCTTAATTTTCAGCAAGATCTTCTAGTGATTTTACTTTGGCAACTGTGCCTTTAATCTCTGCGAGTTGGCTATCAAGTAATACTTGTAATTGCTGCGGAAATCTATTTTCTTTTAATGTATTTTCATACTCTTCAAGACTCGCTTTTTCTCCGCGAATGCATTCTTCTAGAACGGCTTCGTCGTCATTTCCGCTTACGGCAGACTTCAGCTCTATCCAAGTACGATGCAAGGTCCCGGTTGTACTTCCGCTTTCTTTTGGCGTTTCATTTAAATCA harbors:
- a CDS encoding PA2169 family four-helix-bundle protein, with amino-acid sequence MKTTREQAKETIHQDLVNNLQGLLEKNYDAEKGFKKAMEDAESQDLKRFLKTQALQRNRFATELDKEIRDLNETPKESGSTTGTLHRTWIELKSAVSGNDDEAVLEECIRGEKASLEEYENTLKENRFPQQLQVLLDSQLAEIKGTVAKVKSLEDLAEN